CAGTGGACGGCAGTCGCGACGATGCTGGTGTGTGCCAGCTGGCTGGCCTTCCGCCGACGAACGCCGGGGTGGGGGCGATGGAATAGCGTGGCTGTTCCGGTAGACGAGGAGTAGAGGTCGTGGACGTCCGCATTGGTGTCATCTACACAGGCAAGGAGCTCGAGGTCGAGCTGCCCGACGAGACGAACCGCGACGAGATCTCCAAGCTGATCGACGCGGCCGTGTCGGGCACCAACCCGGTGCTGTGGCTCACCGATCGCAAGGGCAAGACCGTCGGCGTGCCCTCCGACCGCATTGCCTACGTCGAGCTCGGTCGGTCGAACGCGGACCGGAAGGTCGGCTTCGGCGCCTAATGCCAGCACCCGCTGATCTGCTGGATCGGCGCCTGCTCATCGTCACCGGTAAGGGTGGCGTGGGCAAGACCACTACGGCCGCGGCGCTGGCGCAGCTCGCCGCCGACCGTGGCAAGCGCACGCTTGTGTGCGAGCTTGACGCCAAGGGCAACCTTTCGCATTTTCTCGAATGCGGCCCGACCAAATTCGAGCCACGCGAGGTCAGCCCCAACCTCTTCGCCATGTCGATGGACAGCGAGGAGTCGCTAAAGGAGTACTTGAGCCTTCAGCTGCGCCTGCCGCTCCTGGTGCGCATCGGCCCGCTCAACCGCATCTTCGAATACGTGGCGACCGCCGCGCCCGGCGTCCGCGAGATCCTCACCATCGGCAAGATGGTGTGGGAGGTGCGCGAGCAGCACTGGGACCTCATCGTCGTCGACGCGGTCGCGTCGGGCCACATCGTCGGCCAACTCACCGCGCCGCAATCGATCAACGAGCTCGTGTCCGTCGGCCTCATCCGCCAGCAGACGGACTGGATGCTCGAAATCCTCGGTGATCCGGCGATCACCGGACTCATCGTCACGG
Above is a window of Acidimicrobiales bacterium DNA encoding:
- a CDS encoding DUF3107 domain-containing protein translates to MDVRIGVIYTGKELEVELPDETNRDEISKLIDAAVSGTNPVLWLTDRKGKTVGVPSDRIAYVELGRSNADRKVGFGA
- a CDS encoding ArsA family ATPase gives rise to the protein MPAPADLLDRRLLIVTGKGGVGKTTTAAALAQLAADRGKRTLVCELDAKGNLSHFLECGPTKFEPREVSPNLFAMSMDSEESLKEYLSLQLRLPLLVRIGPLNRIFEYVATAAPGVREILTIGKMVWEVREQHWDLIVVDAVASGHIVGQLTAPQSINELVSVGLIRQQTDWMLEILGDPAITGLIVTATPEEMPVNETLELAARLDTETNVDLAAVVINRVLPELFGRREEELFDALNTPERRAEIGAAAGGSVDYLMEGASLAVALRRGSAEHLERLRSELDRRVPMLYVPYLFMRTHGMRATRMVAAALSAELGY